The following are encoded together in the Lathyrus oleraceus cultivar Zhongwan6 chromosome 3, CAAS_Psat_ZW6_1.0, whole genome shotgun sequence genome:
- the LOC127130118 gene encoding uncharacterized protein LOC127130118 — translation MEGLTRLIKKAMEKNLFKGSSVNGTVSYDVVQFANDTFIVGEGNWGNLWCIKALIIGFELVSGLSINFFKSSICGVNLKPEFLEAASALRHCRIHSLPFKFLGIMVGDSLRKSKSWKFVFDHLSNRSYVWKGRNLSVGGRAVLINSVLNTLSVFSLSFYKAHAVVIKEIVKI, via the coding sequence ATGGAAGGTCTTACTAGGCTTATTAAGAAGGCAATGGAGAAGAATTTGTTCAAAGGGTCTTCGGTGAATGGAACTGTTTCTTATGATGTTGTGCAGTTTGCAAATGATACTTTCATTGTTGGAGAGGGTAATTGGGGTAATCTTTGGTGCATTAAGGCTCTTATCATAGGGTTTGAATTGGTGTCGGGGTTGAGCATTAACTTCTTCAAAAGTAGCATTTGTGGGGTAAATCTGAAACCTGAGTTCTTGGAAGCGGCTTCTGCTCTTCGGCATTGCAGAATTCACTCTCTTCCATTTAAGTTTCTGGGAATTATGGTGGGTGATAGTCTGAGGAAAAGTAAGTCTTGGAAATTTGTTTTTGATCACTTGAGCAATAGATCATATGTGTGGAAAGGTAGAAATTTGTCGGTAGGAGGTAGAGCGGTTTTGATTAATTCAGTGCTCAACACATTATCGGTTTTCTCATTGTCTTTCTATAAGGCTCATGCGGTGGTCATTAAGGAAATTGTCAAAATCTAA